A region of Streptomyces cinnamoneus DNA encodes the following proteins:
- a CDS encoding response regulator transcription factor: MSRVLLIEDDRAVREGVTLTLRRRGHDVEAAPTGEAGLAALETFRPDLVLLDLMLPDKSGFEVCRRIRATQQIPIIMLTARGDDIDVVLGLEAGADDYIVKPARGEVLEARIRAVLRRAAPVDGAGCEPAPAAAEAHGDLVIDRAGLLVSKNGQDLPLAPSEMKLLLYLSATPGRVFSRQQLLEHVWEHSYHGDARLVDACVMRLRTKVEESTRSPKYIQTVRGFGYRFGPL, encoded by the coding sequence ATGTCACGCGTGCTTCTGATCGAGGACGACCGCGCCGTCAGGGAAGGGGTCACCCTCACCCTGCGCCGCCGCGGCCACGACGTCGAGGCCGCGCCCACCGGCGAAGCCGGCCTCGCCGCGCTGGAGACCTTCCGGCCCGACCTCGTCCTGCTCGACCTGATGCTGCCCGACAAGAGCGGCTTCGAGGTCTGCCGGCGCATCCGCGCCACCCAGCAGATCCCGATCATCATGCTCACCGCGCGCGGCGACGACATAGACGTCGTGCTCGGCCTGGAGGCCGGGGCCGACGACTACATCGTCAAGCCCGCCCGCGGCGAGGTCCTCGAAGCCCGCATCCGTGCGGTGCTGCGCCGCGCCGCGCCCGTCGACGGCGCCGGCTGCGAGCCGGCCCCGGCCGCCGCCGAGGCCCACGGCGACCTGGTCATCGACCGCGCCGGGCTGCTGGTCTCCAAGAACGGCCAGGACCTGCCGCTGGCCCCCTCCGAGATGAAGCTGCTGCTGTACCTGTCCGCCACCCCGGGCCGCGTCTTCAGCCGCCAGCAGCTCCTGGAACACGTGTGGGAGCACAGCTACCACGGCGACGCCCGGCTGGTCGACGCCTGCGTCATGCGGCTGCGCACGAAGGTCGAGGAGTCCACCCGCTCCCCGAAGTACATCCAGACCGTCCGTGGCTTCGGCTACCGCTTCGGGCCCCTGTAA
- a CDS encoding PaaX family transcriptional regulator C-terminal domain-containing protein — MDDSLPLRPLTARSIVLSTLLGHHPPALPARALVRVGELFQTAEGTVRTALTRMVAAGDLEQRDGLYRLTDRLIARQARQDDSRAPRTRPWPGDWEIAVVARERRAAADRAALRQAMTDLRMAELREGCWMRPANLVRDGRPEVVAEQCAVFTGTPEGEPAALAAALWDLDGWARRARALEAALAALPGGPDRLAERFMVSAAVLRHLLADPVLPAELTPEGWPGEGLRSRYDAFDREFRALLLRHIGHP, encoded by the coding sequence ATGGACGATTCACTTCCCCTCCGGCCGCTGACGGCGCGCTCGATCGTGCTGTCCACGCTCCTCGGCCATCACCCGCCGGCCCTCCCGGCCCGTGCGCTCGTCCGCGTCGGCGAGCTGTTCCAGACCGCCGAGGGGACGGTGCGCACCGCACTGACCCGCATGGTGGCCGCCGGCGACCTGGAGCAGCGCGACGGCCTGTACCGGCTCACCGACCGGCTGATCGCCCGCCAGGCCCGGCAGGACGACAGCCGGGCCCCGCGCACCCGCCCCTGGCCGGGCGACTGGGAGATCGCCGTGGTCGCCCGCGAACGCCGCGCCGCGGCCGACCGGGCCGCGCTGCGCCAGGCGATGACCGACCTGCGCATGGCCGAACTGCGCGAGGGGTGCTGGATGCGGCCCGCCAACCTCGTGCGGGACGGGCGACCGGAGGTCGTGGCCGAGCAGTGCGCCGTGTTCACCGGCACCCCGGAGGGCGAGCCCGCCGCGCTGGCGGCGGCGCTGTGGGACCTCGACGGCTGGGCGCGGCGCGCCCGCGCCCTGGAGGCGGCCCTCGCGGCCCTGCCCGGCGGCCCGGACCGGCTCGCCGAGCGCTTCATGGTGTCGGCGGCGGTGCTGCGACACCTCCTGGCCGACCCGGTGCTGCCCGCCGAGCTGACGCCGGAGGGATGGCCGGGCGAGGGGCTGCGCTCCCGCTACGACGCCTTCGACCGGGAGTTCCGTGCCCTGCTGCTGCGGCACATCGGACACCCCTAG
- a CDS encoding acyl-CoA dehydrogenase family protein: protein MSATHEVFNQAPPLTGFSTADDPALLEALRRDGGGWGEAEVRALGARAGSPEVQEWARTAEASPPVLRTHDRYGHRIDEVEFHPSWHRLMAAAVESGQHAAPWAEARPGAHLVRAAKFYVWAQAEPGHGCPVSMTYAAVPALRAQPGLAAAYEPLLASRTYDYGLRPPLGKRGLIAGMSMTEKQGGSDVRANTTTAVPAGDGSYVVTGHKWFTSAPMSDVFLVLAQTGEGLTCFLMPRVLPDGTRNAMRLQRLKDKLGNRSNASAEIEYEQAVAWPVGEPGRGVRTIVEMVNMTRLDCVVGSAAGMRAGLRQALHHASHRRAFGAELIGQPLMRNVLADLAVESEAATVLAMRLAAALDRSEAGDAGEGALRRLGLAAGKYWVCKRGSTHAAEALECLGGNGYVEESGMPRLYREAPLLSIWEGSGNVAALDVLRVLGREPDSLEAYFTEVERAAGADPRLDAALTRLRGLLGELSDPHRAQLLARRLAEQLTLVLQASLLVRHSAPAVADAFCASRLGGDWGNAFGTLPAGADLGPVLDRVLLKDAP from the coding sequence GTGAGCGCCACGCACGAAGTGTTCAACCAGGCCCCGCCCCTGACCGGCTTCTCCACCGCCGACGACCCCGCCCTCCTGGAGGCCCTGCGCCGGGACGGCGGCGGCTGGGGCGAGGCGGAGGTCCGCGCGCTGGGCGCGCGGGCGGGGTCGCCGGAGGTGCAGGAGTGGGCCCGGACGGCCGAGGCGAGTCCGCCCGTGCTGCGCACCCACGACCGCTACGGCCACCGGATCGACGAGGTGGAGTTCCACCCGTCCTGGCACCGCCTGATGGCCGCCGCCGTCGAGAGCGGCCAGCACGCCGCCCCCTGGGCCGAGGCCCGTCCCGGCGCGCACCTGGTGCGGGCGGCGAAGTTCTACGTCTGGGCACAGGCCGAGCCCGGGCACGGCTGCCCGGTGTCCATGACGTACGCCGCCGTACCGGCCCTGCGCGCCCAGCCCGGCCTGGCCGCCGCCTACGAGCCGCTGCTCGCCTCCCGGACGTACGACTACGGGCTGCGCCCGCCGCTCGGCAAGCGGGGGCTGATCGCCGGCATGTCGATGACGGAGAAGCAGGGCGGCTCGGACGTGCGGGCCAACACCACCACCGCCGTGCCGGCCGGCGACGGCTCGTACGTGGTCACCGGGCACAAGTGGTTCACGTCGGCGCCGATGAGCGACGTCTTCCTCGTCCTGGCGCAGACGGGTGAGGGGCTCACCTGCTTCCTGATGCCCCGCGTCCTGCCCGACGGCACGCGCAACGCGATGCGGTTGCAGCGGCTGAAGGACAAGCTCGGCAACCGCTCCAACGCCTCGGCGGAGATCGAGTACGAGCAGGCCGTGGCCTGGCCGGTGGGCGAACCGGGGCGCGGGGTGCGCACCATCGTCGAGATGGTCAACATGACCCGGCTCGACTGCGTCGTCGGCTCCGCGGCCGGCATGCGGGCCGGGCTGCGGCAGGCACTGCACCACGCCTCGCACCGGAGGGCGTTCGGCGCCGAGCTGATCGGCCAGCCGCTGATGCGCAACGTCCTCGCGGACCTGGCCGTGGAGTCCGAGGCCGCCACCGTGCTGGCGATGCGGCTCGCCGCGGCCCTGGACCGCTCGGAGGCGGGCGACGCGGGCGAGGGGGCCCTGCGGCGGCTGGGGCTGGCCGCCGGCAAGTACTGGGTCTGCAAGCGCGGCAGCACCCACGCCGCCGAGGCCCTGGAGTGCCTCGGCGGCAACGGCTACGTGGAGGAGTCCGGCATGCCCAGGCTCTACCGGGAGGCCCCGCTGCTGTCCATCTGGGAGGGCTCCGGCAACGTGGCCGCGCTGGACGTGCTGCGCGTCCTCGGCCGCGAACCCGACTCCCTGGAGGCCTACTTCACCGAGGTGGAGCGGGCCGCCGGAGCGGATCCGCGGCTCGACGCGGCCCTCACGCGGCTGCGCGGGCTGCTCGGTGAGCTGTCCGATCCCCACCGCGCCCAGCTGCTGGCCCGCCGGCTCGCCGAGCAGCTCACGCTCGTCCTCCAGGCGAGCCTCCTCGTCCGCCACAGCGCCCCGGCCGTCGCGGACGCGTTCTGCGCCAGCCGGCTCGGCGGCGACTGGGGGAACGCCTTCGGCACCCTTCCCGCGGGCGCGGACCTGGGGCCGGTGCTGGACCGGGTGCTCCTGAAGGACGCGCCGTGA